The genome window tttttctgtatttcagtggaTATTTAGGTCCACTAATGCTGCAGATAGCAAATATCATTTGAGGTAAAGAATGTGAGACCGAGCCTTCCCCTGGAGCTCATTAGTACCGTTCCTTAATTATCCCAGGGCCCACTGCTGGAGGAGGGAAGCAGCATTCACCGCCCACGAACTGGAACGCTCTGTGCAGCATTCCCTGTGCCAGGCTGGAAATTATCTCACGTCCCAGtggttgttggtggtggttgttCAGCAATGGGCTCCTGAGTGCTTTCCTTCCAGGAGATCCATGGCCTTGGCCCGTCTCACACACTGAAGTCTATTGTTCAGAAACTGTGTATGGATTCCAGCATGTTAAGTTCCCTCCATGACCGTTAATGTGTGATCCAGAATATCCTCACATGTATTCGTTCACCCTGAAGTCTCACGGATTCCATTTTCTTCATCCACAGCTTTGTGCCTGAATCTCCTTCATCAGAAAATGACGCCATTTCCACCAGGAAGCAGCCACCAAACAGCCAGCCATCGTCCCTGTCCTCTCAAACAGAGCCCACCTCCCTGGCTGACCGCTGTGACTTCTCTAAAGACCAAAGGAGCACAAGTCTGGACCGTTCCAGCACTGACATAGACTCTACTGATGGGACTGAGTTACCTCCTCCAGGAGATGCCTATCCAGATGGAAAGACCACTGACTTCTCCTTCATTGATGTAAGTTACCATGAGCAGAAGGACAAGTTCTCCTTCATTGTTAGCTGTACTGTtaccagcagcagccaccacaaAGCATTCCCTTCTGCAGACTTTGCCCTCAGtgttcttctgccttttctttatcATAATGAGTTTTTCCAGCTAACTTCCCATTTGGAAAAGGTTAAGGGTGAAGGCTATAGCTAAAGATGttattaataattttcttaTGCATCTAGGAAGTAATGCTTTTTCTCCATGCCATGCTGCTTCACTTGTGGTCTACTCATTGCTGGCGAGCTGGCATGGAATTTCTATGGATGGCAGTCTGTCATCACAATTAAATTCCAGCCCTCGGCTACACCAGGACTTAATGTAGTTGCCCTTTTCAGATCCCAGTCTCCCTCTCGGCCGTCAGCTGTTACTAGCTAGCAAGGCCTGCATTCATAAAACACTTCAGGATCCCAAATCCCGTTTATTAATTCATTTAGTGAAGCTAATTCATGCAGATCAGATGTCCACAGCCAAGAGAGATCAAAGACCCAGCGTTGCACCCGGTTAGCCATGATGCAGCATATCCTCATCATTAATTCTCTTTAATATAGCTTTATGTAACAAGACTAATAATCAGGCAAATGTATATCATTCAGTTAAACTGCATGGTTTGGTGCAAATAGGGTGGGGAGCCATTATGCAGGGggtggcttttattttcagtctggTTGAAACAAaggggtttgtttctttttatagcAAACCACCATTCTGGACTCGAGTGCACTGAAAAACCGTGTACAGCTCAGCAAGAAGAGACGCCATCGGGCTCCTCTTTCCCACTCTCTGAGAagaagcagagggctggagtatgaaaacagattttctttgaCTGAAGAATCGGGTAGTACGTGGATGTTTAAAGATTCCACAGGTATCTCTCAGCTGTCTGAAATAACGAGATGTAATCAACTTGGTTGCAAGGGTGGGAGTTTCTGAATGTGGGAATGCACCTGGAGTTGCATCCAagtccagcagcagcttcttcctGCTTCCTCTGGGCCTTCCTCTGAATTGAGACTTCCCCTCCGTTCCTTGGAGCCTGGAGGGGGTTCTGCTGCCTTGAGCTACCTACAACTGAAGTGAAGGAGAGCTTCCATCTCCGTCAGTTCTGGCAGCTGGCATAAGACAAGCTTGTTTGTGGAGAAAATAATGAGTTAAGGGGCTGTGGAACTGTTTGAGTCAGAAGGGAGCCCTAAAGGCCATCTgttcccactgcctgcagtgcacagggacacccacagctccatcagtgctcacagccccatcccctgagcgtggctgtctgcagggatggggcaccaccacctctctgggcatcctgtgtggtgtctcactgccctcagtgtaaaagcttcttccttatatcctaCTCAAATCTCCCCtcatttagtttgaaaccatttccccttgtcctgtcatgacagaccctgctaaagagtgcATCCCCTTCTTTATTAcacccctttagatactgaatggccactctcaggtctctgTAGAGTGGCATTCATTAGCTTAGGAGTACCTTTTGTTCCCTTCTGTCTGCCAGCAAGAAATCTTTCTATTGCTGAGTATTTAAGCTGTTTGTTGCTTTGATCTCCATTGGAGCACTGAACTCATTACAGTGTTGTATTACtattaatacatttttgaaCAGAATCAGAGTTCTATCTAGAATGTTAGAGGTGGAAAGCTtgctgaatatatatatatatatatatatatatattttcttttaaacaattGATTAGAAGAGAAGAAACCTATGCAACAAGAGGATTctgatgaggaagaaaagacaCAGCGTTCTGGGAGATTGTCTTCTGTGCAGGCTCAGAGGCTTCCCATATTTCCAGGAATGGACCACTCTGTTCTCAAGGTGAGTGAAGGCAGAATGTATCGGATCATCTGTTTATATAAATGTGTGATGTGCTTTGCATTGCACAAACAGTCTTACTGCTGCCTTAAAAAGGAcctctgttctttattttcactttttaggCCCAGCTGCGGAAAAGACACGAGTCTGAGAGTCCTGGGGAGCCAAGTTCTGCTCAGCCGTTCAAATCCCCTAAACCACAGCTTGGAACTCCTGGTAGCAGAATACTGCCCTCCAGTGTAGAGAAGGAGGAAAGGTGAGAGATTTCCACGAGAGTCAGAAAGCTGCAAGGGAGGCTCCTGGGGCTCCAGAGAAAGTTGtataattgttttctttggtttgtttcatTGATGAATTTTCATTATTAAAGAGTATATTTTTATATCCTAGGTCAGAAGAAAAATCTCCTCAGTGGCTTAAGGAGCTGAAATCAAAGAAGAGACAGAGCCATTATGAGAATCAGGTTTGATAAAGGTATCTTCTgatgctgaaagcagagctttgctAAATGAAAGCGTGCAAGCATAAAGGAAGacatggaaaatatttccttaatgTGTCAGTATAGCAGCTATGTAAGTGTAAACATTAAAGCAGACTGTATTCCTGGACACACATTTATAGTAAAGTGAATCTGCTGAGGCAGAGCAGCTTTTGTGACTCGTTTACACTCGTTCTCTGCAGTCAGTTTTGCTTTGACACCACTCAGCCCATTTGTGCTGCCATTCCATAGTGCTTCCATTGAGCAACAACAACACGGCCACTGGGCTAGATGactttagaggtcttttccaacctttatgattccaTTGTAATTCTGTAAAGTAATTCTATAAAGTGAGACTTGTACACAGTATGAGTATGCTGATTTTCAGCAGCATTCTGGGCAGCTCTTGGATGTTTGGAGTATTGAGTAGGACAAGACCAAGATGAGACTGCTCCAGTGAACAGACGTTTGTGGGTCTTTGCTACTGCAGTAGCAGTAGCTGCTACATGTCTAATAAAAACACTGCTAAGAAGTGTTTCACTGCTCTtatggttggaccagatgatcttagtggtcttttccaacccataTTCTATGATATTTCTTGACCATGTCATTCATTTACTTCAacagtttctgttgtttttttccttttcagatagTGATTCTAGCTAGAAGAAGATAAAGAAGTTTAACAGAAGCCTTAACTCATCTGAACTTAAAATTCACATGTcatgttgctgctgtttgcttccTGCCTCAACTGCTATGTGCATGGTGCCTTCCTGTTTTGTGGAGAAAGCTGCTTAATATTCATAGTCAAATACAAAGCTGTATCTTTTCGGATATGGGAGGATGGTCACTTTAGAGCTACCTGGAAGAAGAACCAGTGGTTCATAGTGCTAACTTTCAGAGAGTCTCAGAAGATTGTAATGTTTGGTGTAGGAGTGCTGTGCACTGGAGAAGTCCTGTCACTGTTGAACAAAGACTTCATTCCTACCCGTATGTTCAGCACCTGAAATGTACGACTTGTGGTAGTTGTGTTGGCTGTAAGGCTGggctttgtgtttgtttatgaacagaagaattttaatcaaatttatctttttttggttgaaaaaatatatatatatagtcagCTCCTATTGAGAATGAAGTCTGTGGAAGGTGAGAGTGGAAGAACAAATGATGTTTACTGCCATACTGAAAAAggaaacttgattttttttttgtataatgTATTTTTGATTGGCTTATATTTCCGTGTGCTCTGCTGACCCAGCAGACAAATATCAGTTTTTTTTAGATGAACAAATTGTTAATTTTCGGTCACTCTTGAAGTGGTGCATTCAGTGTTTTGTCAGCATGTGGGATAATTGCTTCATTGGAATGTCTTTCCTAAAAAAAAGGATCAAGCAATAACGTCAACCAGTTCTCtttaaaaagatatatatatacatatatatacatatatatattaaaagaatgtaaatactgttttttttataacaaaaaataaaggaagagaagagggagGATGTTCTACTCATATCAGGGTTCCAGTTAATTGTTGAATGTCACCTTAATAGCAGTTTGGATAGTCCCACTTCATGTTTTTATTCGTTAATCTGTAAATACCAgttttaagcttttatttttatgctgatTGTGTGGGATAACCTAAACGTGATCTCCGGTCTCTCAGATGATTTACTACTACTTCTTTTGCTAAGGCTGAGGTTCCAATAGCCGTACAGATCGCCTCAGGCATAACGTGGGTGTTACGGATATCGCTGATATCTCCAATGCATTCGTGTTTTGAACACAGATTCTGGCATATCAAGCAAGATGCCCGTTTAGGGCACACTTGATTCTTTCCCCCATTAAGTGCTCTTTTCAGCAATCCCGTAGGAAGGCGGACCCAAAGGAGCTGTCCGTTGTGCCGGCCCCGCTGGCGGGCGTCCTTCgctcctgcagatgcagcaccagcactgaactctttctccttttctccttgatGATCCGGCTTCTCAGAAGGCTCCGATTCCGGCGGGGCTCCCACAGCAGTGCATCTGCCCACGCTGCTGTCTGCCGAGCCCGTCGCTGCCAAACCCATGTGCCAGTGCTCCTCCCGGAGGAGCCCGCCCTGCTCATCGGAAACGACAGCAGCACGTCAGGATGCAGGTCCCAGCTGCACGCGTCTCACCCAGATCTGCTTTCAGTAGCAGCTTCTCGTACTTCATCAGTACGGCTCTCTAATTAAAACCCTTCCTTGCTGCTGTGCCCCGTTGCACACCGGAGCTCTTGCCCCCGTCCCATTTTAAGCCTCTTCCAACTCCCAACTCGCCACCTGACCTTCCAGCCCTGAGCCATGGGACGTCTGCTCAAATGGAGTCAACCAGAAGAGCTGCCCGTAGCCAATTCTAAACAAATTGcacatgttttttctttttttttttccccttcttgttaGATGATGGTGGAAAAGGCAAATCTGAGGTCAGCTTTGTGCACTCTGTTGGAATTTTTCAGGCAGCATTCACCAGCTGTGTCCCACTTCAAAAAGGATCTAGAAATCAGGTAAATCCCCCCTGCTTACCAGAATACTTAGGCAGGCTTAATTCTAGAACTCGGCAGGCTGACGGTGTTGCGTTGCCACTCGTTGGAGAACTGGCTGTTCCATGGTCTAACAGATGAAGGCAGAGATTCTTTGCCCACAGTGTTGGCTCTGTGTTTGGGGAACAAATGTGTATGCATTTCCACGTCTGCTTGGACAATGCACTGAAACTTACTGTATTTGGTAGTTCAACCTACTACTGAGAAATGTTTAATGCTTACATGTCTAATTAAAAAGCATCTTTAGAATGTTGTTGAATGGGAAAGTgtcttttctgttctatttcttTACATCGTATAAGAATGGAATATACCTacatccttctctgcaggttCTCACTGTAATAAAAGATCTATAAATATGTTACTACGTCACGAATGGTAGAACAGACTGTAACACACTTTATATACATGTCTGTTTTCATTCCCAATAATGCCTGTTGAGTTCTTTACACTTCTGTTGCCACGTGCTGTGTTTGCTATTCAGGTGAGGTGGGAACGTGGCCTTAGGGCGTTCATCAGTTCTTTGTTAATTAGAGGAACCTAATTAGTCAGTTGGGCTGTGGTGTGATCCCAGGGCAGCATCCCATACCCCATCCCGTGGAGTGATGGCCCAGTCTCTGCCTCGGGAGGGAACCAGGGTGTGTGTCCCAACTAAGTACAAGCGTTGGGAAGGTATTTCTCATTGATTTGACCTCTGATCAGGAGCAAGTCAGcagttgttgctttttcttcatcctcATGAATTACAGAGGGGGGAAAAGGTGGATTTCTAGGGCGCGCGTGGCTTTGGGGGCAGGAGCAAGGCTGTGATATGGGTTTGGGGCTCCGCGTGCCTTCGCCATTGCCTCCATACCGTGTGCATCCCcaaacagctgcagtgctctgcacgGTGTTCGCTTGTGCTCTCCGCCTGAGCCCTGCCCTTTGCTGCTGATGGGAGAGTTTTCCAGAGCTCCTGGCAAGAAGCTCCATGAACGTGCTGACGCCGATTTCGACGTTAATCTGCGGCACATTTTTAAGGGGCGGCCGGGAGAAATCCCAACGCTGCTCCCATGCAGCGCCGCGCGCCCGCCCTATTGAGATGAAATCTCACGGACGGAATCAGGCGGACGCGGCTGCTGCATCAGCGTCCGAGCAaagtgctgccctgggcagaCGCAGCCCATAAATAGCGCGGCCGCAGCCGGGCATCGCCGCGGGACACAACGGGAGAGGTGCGCGGTGCAGCCGGGCTGGGGCGAGGAGCGGTGCTGCAGGGGGTGATTAACCATAATTAGCCATAATGGCACGCGTGGGGCTTGCTTGGATGCCGCTCCTGTGAACCCCGTAGCAGTGGGGAGGGTCAGGTGCCTCACCTGAAGCTGCGTTAACGGCCGCGATTTGGGTTTTCCAGGCACGATGACCGAGCAGCAGAGTCCCCCCGAGCAGATGGTGACTGGGGAGGGCGCTGGTGAACGCGGTGGCAATTATAAGGTATGCGGGGACGGCGGTGATGCGCTGCCTGTGCACGTGGTTGGTTGGTCGCTGCGCTGTTACCCACAGCCAGGTGCTACGTGGTGGCAGCGTCACCCCTGGGTGCGCCGGTGCCATCAGGGCACCAGCAGTGCGTGGCCACCTGCAGCAGCGGCTGCGTCCTGGTGTGTTTGTCACCTCCCCGTGACTTTTCCTCTCGGGCTGCAGCGTGTGCAGCTCCAGGAGATGGAGCACTGCTGCGGCTCTCTGCTCGGGCAGTCATGAGCTGCTGTTGGCGGGTTtgggctgagggctgtgggtgtcacctccGTCCTTTGCCACCCCGTGACACAAAGCAGGGGCTTGCAGCTGGGACCCGCCCAGGGTGGGGAtctgccccagtgctgcacGGCAGTCCGGGTGAGGCGGTGGGGCCTCACACCTGCTGGGCTTGAGGTGAAAATACCCAAATACGAGCTCATTCTTAGGGCTGGAGCATGCCTGGGGTGTGGTGGGGCTGGTGGGAGCCAGCAGTGGGCCACGGATCTACTGTCAGAGGAGCGCTGTCCCCGGCATGGGGATGTGATGCTGACACCTACGTGGGTCTGGCTGGCTCCACGACCCTGAGTGCtcagctcagccctgtgctggcacaggaTGCACACAGCACCCGCAcgcagcagctggtgctgttTCTACGCCCACCAGATCACCATCTATGAGCTGGAGAACTTCCAGGGCCGCAGGTGCGAGTTGAGCGAGGAGCTCCCCAACGTGGTCGATAAAGCTCTGGAGAAGGTGGGCTCCATCCAGGTGGAGTCTGGCCCGTAAGTTGGGGGGGTGGGACTGGGGTACGCCTACCCTGGGCCACGTCCCCGTGCTGGGGGTGGTGACGCGCTGCCCTGCAGGTGGCTGGGCTTCGAGCGGCAGGCCTTTGCTGGGGAGCAGTTTGTGCTGGAGAAGGGTGACTACCCGCGCTGGGACTCCTGGTCCAACAGCCACAACAGCGACAGCCTCATGTCCCTCCGCCCCCTCCAGATCGTGAGTAGCGGCGGCGGGGGGCACGGAGGGCTGGACGGGGTTATGGGGCTATCCCTAACCCACGTCCCTCTTAGGACAGCCCCGACCACAAGATCCACCTCTTTGAGAACGCCGGCTACACCGGGCGCAAGATGGAGATTGTGGATGACGACGTGCCCAGCCTGTGGGCCCACGGCTTCCAGGACCGCGTGGCCAGCGTCCGGGCCCTGAACGGAACGTAAGGGCTGCAGCAGCGGTGGGACGGGGCGGCTCTCCTGTCCCGGGGACGGCACTTTGTCCCCACGGCCCCACTGAGCGCTGCTTCCATGCACAGGTGGGTGGGCTATGAGTACCCGGGGTACCGGGGCCGCCAGCACGTCTTTGAGAAGGGCGAGTACCGGCACTGGAACGAGTGGGACGCCAACCAGCCCCTGATGCAGTCGGTGCGCCGCGTGCGGGACCAGCAGTGGCACCAGCGTGGCTCCTTCGAGAACAGCTGAGCGCCGCGCCGGCCCTGCGACGGGTGGTGGAGATGCTGCCGCCGGTGCCATCGGTTTGGTGTTCTTTGTGCAAAAACCTCAATAAAGCTCTGAGCTGAGGCTGCGGCGCTGCGTGGTCAGGGTGGGAAGCGGGCGCAGCCGGGGCGCACGGAGCGGGTGCAGCGTTACATAAAGGCTACGGCCGTCCAAAACCAACAGCCCCGGGGCTGCGGCTCGGGGCGCTTGCCAAGGGTTTGTTCCCTTCTCAAAGCATCTGCCTGCGCCGTGGGAGCGCTGCCCCTGAGCACAAGGCTGGAGCGTGGCCGGGGGCGCGGGCAGCTCACACGCAGTGCAGCACCCAGAGTGGGGCTGACCCctggctgggctgtgccccGTGTAGAACCCCCCAGTGCCCCGCACAGCCCTCAACCTCCCGTGCATCCCTcatccctggggctgctcctgcaccGCACACGGCAGCACTGAGCcacctccagagctgctgctccccaggctgATCTCCCCGACACTTCCCCTCAGCCCCTTTGGTTGCAAATGCACGGTGTGCCACGTGCCCCActgtgagctcagtgctggtgcAGCCACCGGGGATGCCGGGCATGGCATGACCTCGGCTGTGAACGTGGCCAACCAGGTGCATGGGGgcctctcctctgccctgccctgctggtcCTGCTGCACCGCGATGGGGCTGTCCTGGATGGGAcaggcaggagggcagagccTTGGGGACAACTGCTGGACCCTGCTGCGAGCCCTGGAGTTTGGGGAGGACCCATCCTGACATTCATGCCCAGGTGGTGGGTACTGTGAGCAGCTGCGTGGGGTATGGAAGCGGTAGTGGTGTTTGGGactggcagcagggatgggggatGGGTCATAGCTGCCTGAGAACCCCACACGTGTGGTTGTCTGGGACGCAAGGGGACGTattagtgggcacggtgggggtgggtttGGGTTGGACTGGATAGGGTCTATACCTacttctatgattctctgcTCGGTGCTGGGACACGTGCCCTCACCCTGGGCTGGGGGTTCTCTtgtgggggatgggggtggcaGCTGGGCGTGGGGCCACCTTCCACACTGCGTGCCTCTGCCCCCAGCATTGGGGATAGAGAAGGATCCTGCTCTGGATCTGTCGCATCAATGGATCACACGCCAGAGGTGCCAAAAGCCATCCCTCGGTTTCCTGCAGTCACAGCTCCGTGTGGTCCCACGGTGGGGCTTCCTGAGCCCCGTGTTGTGCTCAGATTGTGGCGCTGATTCCGTGTGCTGCTGTCCTGTGTGCATCAGGGCGAGCGCTGATGGATGTACCCAGGCAGAGGAGCCCCGGGGTCCTCCCACgatgctggggcaggaggagctgcaggtggggGGCACAGACCCTGCAGAACACCCTGggggtgctgctctgctctgtgctaatgCTATGTGCCACATAGGGTGGCAGGGGAGGGGTCTGCTGCTGCGAGGGGGGCTCAGAGCCGTGAGTCCCCCAGGAAAACTGCTTGGCCACAGGTGGGATCCTACAGGCACCGTGCAGGCGCAGGGCTGCAGGACGGGGATCCAACGGTGTCTTTGTCCCCATGTGCCGATGGAACCCACGCTGAGTCACTGCCGGGGGCCCCAAAAAAGGGTTGTGGCTACAGGAGGAcccccagagctcaccccacgtggcacagggctgggggatCCCCCCGCTGGGGTAGCTCAGGTGCTTTCTGTTTGAGCCCTCCAGTTGGCACCGCACGAGGAAAGTGCTGACGGCAGCGGTTCGGGCGCTCGGGCGGTTTGTTGGAGGGATCAATTCCCTGGCTCCAAAACTCCTGAAGCAGGGCTGCCGGGCCTTTGTTCGCAAGGGTCGCTCTGGGTCTTGGCATGCGTTCGGCTGATGCATGCAAACTCCAAATCTCCTTGCCAACAAACCCAACAAAGCGGGTGAGGCGAATGTGAAAGCTAATGAAATAACTCCGACTTGGGGTTTCGGGAGACAATGGCCTGGCGGGTCAGCTGACCGAGGTTTTCATTGGGGTTTAATCCAGCATTCTCGCTTTGAATCATGCTCTAGCTATTTGGTAAATAGTCCGGGCATCGTTCTGCTGCGAGGCGGTATAAATTCCACCCCTCGGCCCCAGCCCTCCACTGGCTCAGGCGGTACTGGTCTCACTGGTAAGGATTCTCTCTCTTTGTCCTCTCCTTTCTGGGTTGGTTTCCACCCCGTCTTGCAGCTCTCACCCGGAGCCACGGACCGGGCAACCCAGGGGCAGTGCTGCCCCAAGCCGGGCACTAAGTCAGTCATACGGTTTTTGAGCAGAACCGCCCCGCCGTGTGGCTGTTTGGTGCACAGGGCCCGGCCCAGCTCTGCGCTGGGACCCCCACCCCGTGGGGAACGGGGCTTCGACCCCCGGGCAGCACAGTGGGGACACGGTCAGGCTGGGGCTCAGCACTGCGCATGGGGTGCGGATGTGGGCACGGAGCTGGGACCACACGCACAGTCTGGCACTAACACTGAGCTTCCCCCTGAAGAAGCAGCGCGCCCAGCTGAGCATGGCTTCCGAACACCAGATGCCGGCCTCCAAGCAGCAGCCCGCCAGCTCCAAGGTCAGTCTGTGGGGCCGGGGCACCCCAAACCCCTCCGGGCGCCCCAACTGCAGCTCCAGTGCTGGGGTGGCCGTGCggctgctctgccctgtggGGTCCCCCCCGTGACCGGGGCACCCCAGGGACCCGGGCTCAGCTCCCAGTCCCCCGCCATCCCCACAGATGTGATGCATGCTCTCCTGCCACCCCACTGCGCCATGAAATCAGTGCTGAGCTGGTGGCTGATGGGGATGcgccctgctggctgtgccgTGAGGGTGGGGGCCCTACGGTCAGTGCTTGCATTTTGGGGTCAGTGTGGGCCATGCCCTGCTCTCACGGCCCCGTTCTCCTGCAGATTGCGATCTTCGAGCAGGAGAACTTCCAGGGCCGCTGCCATGAGCTCAGCGGTGCCTGCCCCAACCTGAAGGATGCCGGTGTGGACAAAGTGGGCTCCATCCTCGTGCACTCCGGACCGTACGTCGGTGGGGGCGGGGGGTGTTGGGAGACGGGTACCTGGGTTTGCCTTAGATGGAGGCTGCTCCCCCGGCACTGCAGTGCTCGTTGCGTTTTATGGGATGGAGAAGAGGGGGCATGGCGGGGGGCTCATCCCGGCCCCCCCCTTGAAGCCCAccctctgctcccttccagCTGGGTGGGCTACGAGCAGGCAAGCTGCAAGGGTGAGCAGTTTGTGTTTGAGAAGGGGGAGTACCCCCGCTGGGACTCCTGGACCAACAGCCGGAGAAGCGACAGCATCACCTCCCTGAGACCCATCAAAGTGGTGAGAGCACCCCGACAGCCACTACCCACCCGCCAGACCAAGGTCTGCAGCCCGATGGCTTCCCCCGCCTTCCCCCGCCCTCCCCAGCCCCGCGGGCGGAGGGGCAGCACTCAGGGACCCCCGGGGGGCGGTTGGGATGGGGAGCGGTGCCCCGAGAGCTGAGGGGCGGCTGCTGGGGGGCGCGGCGGGGGGACCccttgcctcagtttccccacggCCCCAAGCTTTgccccctgcccagccctggggctggcGGCGCTGATCCCCACCTCCGCTCTCCCCGCTGCAGGACAGCCAGGAGCACAAAATCGTGCTGTATGAGAACCCCAGCTTCACCGGCAAGAAAATTGAGATCATCGACGACGACGTGCCCAGCTTCCATGCGCACGGCTACCAGGAGAAGGTCTCCTCCGTGCGGGTGCAGAGTGGCACGTGAGTACGGGGAGAGGGGAGCGGGCGATGCGCCCACGTGGCACCGCGCCGTGGCCATCCCGTGGCCACCGGGTCGTGTTGTGGCCATCGGGTCGTGTTGTGGCCACTGGGCCATGCCGTGGCCATTGAGTCACGCCCCGCGCTTGCCCGCAGGTGGGTGGGCTATCAGTACCCTGGCTACAGAGGCTACCAGTACCTCTTTGAGAAGGGCGACTACAAAGACAGCTCCGAGTTCGGCGCCCAGCACCCCCAGATCCAGTCGGTGCGGCGCATCCGGGACATGCAGTGGCACCAGCGCGGCGCTTACCACCCCTCCAACTGAAGCCCCCGCACTGCCGGGCACAGGGGGCCGAGCGCTGCCCCCACCTGCCGCTGCCCCCACGGCCTCACTTCCCATCTCCCTCCGTGTGAGTCACACCGCAACCGAATAAAGCTTGGAGTTGCAAAGTCGCTGCTCTGGGCCCTTCCTTGGCGGGCAACCAGCGCTCACCTCCCTGCATGTGGGCCGTGGGGATGGAGATGCTCAGATCACCGTGGGGTCCGCAGGGTGCATGGCTACGGGTGGGTGTCCAACCAGCACAGCTGTCCTCAGAGCACCCCGGTGGCCGGGTGGACACCTCAGTGCTTAATAAAGCAGTTATTAAGCACCGCTGATGCTTAATAGCGTTGCTTAATAGCTGCTTTAACCCACAATAAGCCTCTCATTTAGCATTATCAACACTAAATAACGCTTTAATCATTTGCACTCTGAGCTGAGCAAATGCAGCTGCTGAGTGCCGGCtccagtgcagcactgcatgcagggctgcgggggctgcacagctgcagctcttcttgGTTCCCCCCTGCAGCATCAGCATGGCTGTGTGTTGCAGTGcactcctgcagggctgcaccagGAGCGAGAGGTGCAGGATACAAGGGTGGGTGGCACCGCTGGGTCAAGTGCATCGCTTGTACCCAAACGTGGGCACCAATGGGGTCTGCAGGAAGCACAGGCACTGCAGCCACATCCCTGTGCATGGGGATGCTCTGCTGCAGGTTCGGCACCGATGCAGCCAAATGGGGGCACCGGGGGCTGTCAGCCCTACAAGTGGGGCTTTGCACCCCTGTGCCCCGTTATCACCGCCGGCCCTGGCACGGCCCCACACTGTGCGGCATTAATCATCCTCCAAATGCTGCTTGGAAATGTCAGCCCTGCTGTGCATCGTGCTTGGCAGCGCCTCGCTGCGTCGCCTCGGCGGAACCGGCTGCCTGCAGATATCTGTGCCAAGGGAAAAACATCAGAACGATCCCAGCCCTGAGAGCTTCTGCTGGGAGAAATGGGGGGTTTGATGAGCGCCGTGGCACCGCCCATGTGCT of Gallus gallus isolate bGalGal1 chromosome 15, bGalGal1.mat.broiler.GRCg7b, whole genome shotgun sequence contains these proteins:
- the KIAA1671 gene encoding uncharacterized protein KIAA1671 homolog isoform X3, whose translation is MTFSLWAAFIHWIDQLKQCFTRQPPEAKDTDTLVQEPDSQYGTWSEQRRSGDSFVPESPSSENDAISTRKQPPNSQPSSLSSQTEPTSLADRCDFSKDQRSTSLDRSSTDIDSTDGTELPPPGDAYPDGKTTDFSFIDQTTILDSSALKNRVQLSKKRRHRAPLSHSLRRSRGLEYENRFSLTEESGSTWMFKDSTEEKKPMQQEDSDEEEKTQRSGRLSSVQAQRLPIFPGMDHSVLKAQLRKRHESESPGEPSSAQPFKSPKPQLGTPGSRILPSSVEKEERSEEKSPQWLKELKSKKRQSHYENQV